A section of the Ovis canadensis isolate MfBH-ARS-UI-01 breed Bighorn chromosome 1, ARS-UI_OviCan_v2, whole genome shotgun sequence genome encodes:
- the PLPPR4 gene encoding phospholipid phosphatase-related protein type 4, whose protein sequence is MSAKERPKGKVIKDSVTLLPCFYFVELPILASSVVSLYFLELTDVFKPVHSGFSCYDRSLSMPYIEPTQEAIPFLMLLSLAFAGPAITIMVGEGILYCCLSKRRNGVGLEPNINAGGCNFNSFLRRAVRFVGVHVFGLCSTALITDIIQLSTGYQAPYFLTVCKPNYTSLNVSCKENSYIVEDICSGSDLTVINSGRKSFPSQHATLAAFAAVYVSMYFNSTLTDSSKLLKPLLVFTFIICGIICGLTRITQYKNHPVDVYCGFLIGGGIALYLGLYAVGNFLPSEESVFQHREALRSLADLNQDPSRVLSAKNGSSTDGIAHTEGILNRNHRDASSLTNLKRANADVEIITPRSPMGKENMVTFSNTLPRANTPSVEDPVRRNATIHASMDSARSKQLLTQWKNKNESRKLSLQVIETEPGQSPPRSIEMRSSSEPSRVGVNGDHHAPSSNQYLKIQPSTVPGCNNSMPGGPRVSIQSRPGSSQLVHIPEETQENISTSPKSSSARAKWLKAAEKTVACNRSNSQPRIMQVIAMSKQQGVLQSSPKNTEGSTVSCTGSIRYKTLTDHEPSGIVRVEAHPENNRPIIQIPSTEGEGSGSWKWKAPEKGSLRQTYELNDLNRDSESCESLKDSFGSGDRKRSNIDNSEHHHHGITTIRVTPVEGSEIGSETLSVSSSRDSTLRRKGNIILIPERSNSPENTRNIFYKGTSPTRAYKD, encoded by the exons TTGCCTATATTGGCATCATCGGTGGTTAGCCTGTATTTCCTTGAACTCACGGATGTCTTCAAACCCGTGCACTCTGGATTCAGCTGCTATGACCGGAGTCTTAGCATGCCATACATTGAACCCACCCAGGAGGCAATTCCTTTCCTCATGTTGCTTAGCTTGGCTTTTGCTGGACCTGCAATCACG ATTATGGTAGGGGAAGGAATCCTCTACTGTTGCCTGTCCAAAAGAAGGAATGGGGTTGGCCTGGAGCCCAACATTAACGCTGGAGGCTGCAACTTCAACTCGTTCCTTAGAAGAGCCGTCAGATTCGTTG gtGTTCATGTCTTTGGACTCTGCTCTACAGCTCTTATCACAGACATCATCCAGCTCTCCACAGGCTACCAGGCACCGTACTTTCTGACTGTGTGCAAGCCAAACTATACCTCTCTGAATGTGTCTTGCAAAGAGAATTCCTACATTGTAGAAGACATTTGCTCAGGATCTGACCTTACAGTTATCAACAGCGGCAG AAAATCATTCCCTTCTCAACATGCGACCCTTGCTGCCTTTGCAGCTGTGTACGTTTCG atgtacTTCAATTCCACACTAACGGATTCCTCTAAGCTTCTGAAACCTCTCTTGGTCTTCACCTTTATCATCTGTGGAATCATCTGTGGGCTAACACGGATAACTCAGTATAAGAATCACCCAGTTGATGTCTACTGTGGCTTTTTAATAGGAGGAGGAATTGCTCTGTACTTG GGTCTGTATGCTGTGGGAAATTTTCTGCCTAGTGAAGAGAGTGTGTTTCAACACAGAGAAgccctcaggtctctggcagaCCTCAATCAAGACCCCAGCCGAGTTTTATCTGCTAAAAACGGTAGCAGCACTGACGGAATTGCTCACACTGAAGGCATCCTTAACCGAAACCATAGAGATGCCAGCTCCTTGACCAACCTCAAAAGGGCAAATGCAGACGTAGAAATCATCACTCCGCGAAGCCCCATGGGGAAGGAGAACATGGTTACCTTCAGCAATACCTTGCCTAGAGCCAACACCCCATCCGTGGAAGACCCTGTGAGAAGAAACGCCACCATTCATGCCTCGATGGATTCTGCTAGATCCAAGCAGCTCCTCACCCAGTGGAAGAATAAGAATGAAAGCCGGAAGCTGTCTCTGCAGGTTATAGAGACCGAGCCGGGACAGTCACCACCCAGATCCATTGAAATGAGATCAAGCTCGGAGCCGTCCAGGGTGGGGGTCAATGGAGACCACCACGCTCCCAGCAGCAATCAGTACCTCAAGATCCAGCCTAGCACCGTCCCTGGGTGTAACAATAGCATGCCTGGGGGACCAAGAGTGTCCATTCAATCCCGCCCCGGGTCCTCACAGTTAGTACACATCCCTGAAGAGACGCAGGAAAACATAAGCACTTCCCCCAAAAGCAGCTCTGCTCGGGCCAAGTGGCTGAAAGCCGCGGAGAAGACCGTGGCTTGTAACAGAAGCAACAGCCAGCCGCGCATCATGCAAGTCATAGCCATGTCCAAGCAGCAGGGTGTCCTCCAAAGCAGCCCCAAGAACACTGAAGGCAGCACGGTCTCCTGCACCGGCTCCATCCGCTACAAAACGCTGACAGACCACGAACCCAGTGGGATCGTGAGGGTTGAGGCCCACCCGGAGAACAACAGGCCCATCATACAGATCCCGTCCACCGAAGGCGAAGGCAGTGGCTCCTGGAAATGGAAAGCCCCTGAAAAGGGCAGCCTTCGCCAAACGTACGAGCTCAACGATCTCAACAGGGACTCAGAAAGCTGTGAGTCTCTGAAAGACAGTTTTGGTTCTGGAGATCGAAAGAGAAGCAACATTGACAACAGTGAGCATCACCACCACGGAATCACCACCATCCGCGTCACCCCGGTAGAGGGCAGCGAAATCGGTTCGGAGACTCTGTCCGTTTCTTCCTCCCGCGACTCCACCCTGCGGAGAAAGGGCAACATCATTTTAATCCCTGAAAGAAGCAACAGCCCCGAAAACACGAGGAATATCTTCTACAAGGGAACCTCCCCCACACGGGCTTATAAGGATTGA